In Toxoplasma gondii ME49 chromosome X, whole genome shotgun sequence, a single genomic region encodes these proteins:
- a CDS encoding hypothetical protein (encoded by transcript TGME49_275310), which produces MAFSSSPNPPPGALSSSGDTPGDKSAPAHAVAAVQAALATAAASRSAGGLTSQPTPRSNCSATPSSSNFSPAASSFNFSAAISSSAFPPAPPPASNFSPPPPPDSKFSPAPPSNFSSKPRVSNFSSGPLSNFSSAPTSNFSPGHPSNFSPAPPVFPSPAPEPPAAAKQQEAEEEEIQASVFAAAAAAQRERAKEGRPPVGGSSLSNAAAAQDAHASIAAIAAGALGSRTAVRDISRPETSSSVSSAAKVLSAAAPTKREKTASGAAASRRQEPAEVNVEPVNSTDELGRKVWDKAYYQSLAQAKEEEDDFLSYLPQPRQKKVAPPVEHRKALQRRDFAIDLTKELGKTKIVTLQTPRMQQGGFWCDVCECLIKDSAAYMDHINGRNHNRMLGMTMRVERAAPSSVISRLREMQRQSQLELGGDDEGEAGSLSGDVKSQQSFDAPGAAQRGSVTRAAAASAGCAPGGIEENYDDIDRIKRRLEELQKQEEERKMRKKLKKKKGASEEAEKSVVKNGEAGGGAAPAEGVNQESDDEEQKMLKAMGLPSSFVGS; this is translated from the exons atggcattttcttcatctccgAATCCTCCACCAGGTGCTTTGTCCTCGAGTGGAGACACTCCTGGAGACAAGAGCGcgcccgcgcatgcagttgcagCTGTCCAAGCTGCCTTGGCAACAGCCGCTGCGTCACGATCTGCCGGAGGGCTAACCTCTCAACCTACTCCGAGGTCGAACTGCTCTGCaactccttcttcatctaacttttctccagcagcttcttcgtttaacttctctgcagcgatttcttcgtctgccttcccTCCAGCACCTCCTCCCGCCTCTAACTTTTccccgccgcctcctccagACTCTAAGTTCTCTCCGGCACCTCCATCTAACTTTTCTTCGAAGCCTCGTGTGTCTAACTTTTCCTCGGGACCTCTCTCTAACTTCTCTTCAGCGCCTACCTCGAACTTTTCTCCTGGACATCCCTCCAACTTCTCCCCGGCGCCTCCTGTATTTCCGTCTCCCGCGCCGGAACCTCCTGCTGCTGCAAAACAgcaagaagctgaagaagaagagattcAGGCGAGTGTGTTTGCGGCGGCGGCAGCTGCACAGCGCGAGAGAGCAAAGGAGGGACGGCCCCCTGTGGGAGGAAGCAGCCTCAGCAACGCCGCAGCAGCTCAAGATGCTCACGCCTCGATTGCTGCGATTGCCGCAGGTGCGTTGGGATCCAGAACTGCGGTGAGGGATATCTCGCGCCCTGAGACATCTTCGAGCGTCTCCAGTGCCGCCAAAGTTCTTTCGGCCGCAGCCCCcaccaagagagaaaagacggcATCCGGGGCCGCAGCATCGAGGCGTCAGGAGCCTGCCGAAGTGAACGTGGAGCCCGTGAACAGCACAGACGAACTCGGGCGAAAG GTCTGGGACAAAGCGTACTACCAGTCCCTTGCTCAGGcaaaggaggaggaagacgattTCCTTTCCTACCTGCCTCAGCCGAGACAAAAGAAAGTCGCACCGCCAGTGGAGCATCGGAAGGCgttgcagagaagagactttGCCATTGATTTGACCAAGGAGCTAGGCAAAACGAAGATCGTCACCCTTCAAACACCTCGCATGCAACAAGGAGG GTTTTGGTGTGATGTCTGCGAGTGCCTCATCAAGGACTCAGCTGCCTACATGGACCACATCAACGGTCGCAACCACAACCGGATGCTCg GCATGACGATGCGCGTAGAGAGAGCCGCCCCGAGCAGCGTGATCAGTCGGCTGAGAGAAATGCAGCGGCAGTCGCAACTTGAGTtgggaggagacgacgaaggcgaggcgggGTCTCTTTCAGGAGACGTGAAAAGCCAGCAGAGTTTTGACGCCCCGGGCGCGGCTCAGCGAGGCTCGGTTACCCGCGCAGCTGCAGCTAGCGCTGGCTGTGCACCTGGAGGGATTGAGGAAAACTACGACGACATCGATAGGATCAAGAGACGACTCGAAGAACTGCAGAaacaggaggaggagaggaagatgcggaagaagttgaagaaaaagaagggcgccagcgaggaggcggagaaatCTGTAGTGAAAAACGGGGAAGCTGGAGGTGGCGCTGCGCCAGCCGAAGGTGTTAATCAGGAATcggacgacgaagaacagaaaatGCTCAAGGCCATGGGCCTACCGTCGTCATTCGTGGGCAGTTAA